The stretch of DNA CTAAAGGAGGTTCAATTTTCCAGGCATGATGATAGACTCTGGTAGCCTTGTTCACATCAGTTTTCCACCTCCATTTGATCCAACAGGATGCATGTAGATACCAGCAGTCCAGCCTAGTTGGCTCAATCTGATGACCAAGAAAAACTAAAACTCCATGTCGAACCTCCATTCCAAAACAATAACCAGATTTTTTTGCTTTACAACGGAAGCCACAAAGGATGTTATGCCATTTTCTAGCCTTACTAAGTGTGATTTGGCCAAGGGTCCCCTCAACTCTCCAATTATCAACTCTAGGCCCGATAGCCCATTCCCTGTCCATCAGCTCTAACCCATCTTGATGCTGCCCAACACTCATCCCTCCACAATGAAGCCCTAAATTCTGCTCCATTTCTGAAACATTAAACTCATCCACCCTCTTTCCTTGTAACGATGCAACATCCCATCCACATGGTCTAACAGGACTACATGCCTGTAGTCCTTCATTTGTTCGTAATGTAAGAACGCTGTTATCCATTGGATAGCGCAGAGGCTGTATGCCTATAATCATCATCTTCTTTGCTGCCAACGATTAAACTCCAGGCTCCAAAAATTGCAGTTGGGCCATGGGCCAATTCTTCTctccaataattaattatgagCCGTACAGAATAATAGCCCATAATTTGAATTTCAGTCCCAACCCATTCTTGTGCCAACCCACTCTCCTTCTCAATCAGCCTTGTAAGTATCGACTTCTTCATCGGTGAATCCAGGAGCTCACCCCACACCTCCTTTTCCTGCAGCTCTTCCACTACCTCCTCCTGTATCAACATCGAGACAAAACCATCTTGATTCACCACCTTCCTACCACTGTATCTTCCGATTGATTTTAGGACTCCACTATCTAGGTATTCCCCTCTTATTTCTCGCATCGTCTTTTGGGTAGAACATATCACATGGATTTTGGATTATCCTCAGAAATATTCTCGGGAACTCGTGTGTTCTCCTCCTTTTTAACTACAGAGAATGCCATAGATTTCTATGCACACTCTGCTTCATTTCCTCCCAATAACCTTTATCCCAAACTAGGAACGCTGATTCCATGGTTCGATTGCCCGTGTCCCACAGTCAAGCCCCTTGCTCAAACTCTCCTCTTCTacaaaatttacttttactttGTTAATGGACGGGTTACTCTCTATGCTTCTACTCTGAATAATCTTTTCAACCAATTTTTTGGCTTCCAGAAATGACTCTTCATTCCCTTTGAGTATAGCCAAAATAGGATTGAGTATATTTGCGGATAAATCTTCACCTTATTCTAACATAAGAGTCATCACTCTCTAGGAGCTCATAAATGATTTTTGAGTGACCAGTTCTTATAGCTCTCAGAAAATGCTGAAACATCTCAGTAATAATCTGATTGCATTCTAAATCCAACGTGAGAACACAAGATCTGACCTGAACCAGTTTCAGGAATAGATATCCTCTTCTGATAAGATCTGCTACATAAGTCTGACAATCCCTCAAAAGATGAAACAATCAATTGGAACACCTCCTTCAGTTCTTCATCATCATATGGAGCTTCTGGGGCTGTGATTGTAACGATCTCACCAATGCCACAGCTACTCCTACTTTTACATTATCATTAGAATGCTTCAAAAACTTTTCTGCTATCAATGCATTAATCAGTGGTGAAAGAGCACTTCACATGGAATTGGCTTGAGATGTTCCACCTTCGACAGAAATTTCTCAATTCGATCAAGAAGAGATAGTAGTTCATTAAGAGAATACAGAGGCTGAGAAAGAATGTTCCCAGCAGCTGTGAGATGGTCTTCAAGATTCATATTTCTTCAATTTGTGTGGAGGCCTTTTCTCGTTCCTCGACTCAGATTCGGCAAGTCGGACAAATTGTCACGACCCCAAAATGATTTAGCAAAGAAATAACTAAGAGACAAGTAAATAAAAAGGGAATCAACATAATAGAGTTTAATATGTGTGATGTGCTATAATTTTCCCAGCGTTGGCTCTGTACGAGGAATTTTACTTCCTTCAATTCCCTAGCAAAGCTAGTCCTTAGCAAAAGTTAGTTAAACAAGAGAAAACAACATAATCAACAACCCCAACTCTAACCCCTTGAATTTTTGGGCTATCTTTCAAGTGTGAAAATGAATCTTTCCGTGGTTCGGAACTCCTTTCTTTTTATAATCCCtataacgtcccgaaaatttgaaggttcacgtgaaccacatgcatacaagttatcaaacttcttgtatgttttattaaatggttttattgcaacaaatgcatgtttattgcatgaatatgtgttttaattcatggtttattaaagtttcattCATAAGGGCTTTTAGCagttttcgcgctcgaacgaggaacggaaaATGATgataattaaggaaaaatgtttttattaaataattagttttaattaattaatatatggtgtatttaaatgtgattttcgaaaatgagcctTGGTCGGACATTTTTACCTgccgggtcatatttttaaccAGTACGCAAATTTCAATGagtcggaggactttttgagggttcgggcaatattttcaaaaacgtacctaaaagaaatatttttcgggagtgttattgggcttgatgggattattttattgcttaatgggcctaaaatccTTTTACACCtctaattttaattaagggcccattagtgTGTTATCAtcttaacctaaacctaatttATCAACCCAAAACCTATTTTATAATCACTTGACAGCCCCCTTCATTTCCAGCAGCCATTCTCACGAAAAAACAGCAGCCTCCTTCAAGTTTTTCCCAAGTTCTTCAAAGAAATCCTTCCCCGTCTCTCCGGTGCAAGTTCAACGCGTTGACATCTAAGGTTGGTTCGAGcgtataaacgcaaaggcacgccatgaatcttatttttctcatcattcacgctATTTACTGctgatgtgtgtgtgtttgcatgagAAATTAATTGTTCTATCATGTAATATCCTTTTTACAAagttttgacatgaaatatgcatTGTTGGATACATAACTCACGTTCTCCTTTGATTttgtgtaaggggctgccatggctaAGTGTCAAGGGGCCGAACATGTTGAGAATGAAGGGGATTAAGTGCTGGAGTCGAGGCTTGGTCGGCTTGGGTGAGGGCCGATCGGCTTTGCGTTGAAGAACCTAGGGTCTTTGTGGCTAGATCGAGAGAATAGGGTGATGCAGCCGTGCTTGGCTTGATTCCAGCCAGGAAGCTGACCCTATTGGGTCCGTGACAGGGCTGGGAAAGGGCTGTGAACAGCTGGTCACGAGTTGGGGTTGATCGAAGGTGGTCGAATGTAGGTGGCCCTCGTTTCTTTTGAGTTGTTCTGTAATTATCGTGATCTTGCGTGCTTGACTAGTGGTGCTGGTCCAAGCTGGCTCACATAAATGTGGTCGTGGTCCTAGAGTGTCGGGTTGAGGGCTGGACACGTCGGATTTTAGGCTAGGATCGATAAAATGCGGTTTGGTGCAACTAGGGTTACGACTTGTGCGCgctggaaatttccagcaaCTTTCAGGCGTGGTTCGTAGGTCCTAAGGGGTCTGGAACAAGTAATTTAGGGGCTGGTCGTGTAGGTTCAAGTTAAGTTTTAAGTTGGGAGaagtttggttgagtttcgggttgattcgggttaaaaccgggaccccggtccaagttttaaaacgaatcgtataagTTACGGAACGGGCTCTAGGATACCTCTaggaaatatttataattatgtttttagGTGTTTTAGGGAGTTGGGttagcttcgggtcgaaattttaaggtccaggCATAAAACGGTCATTTAGGGATTTCCagaggcaaaatggtcattttgcacccgggtcgagttagcagtcctgacagagccctaaacacgatttgacatgttttaaatgtttatgttatcattcatatgaatttttatgaaattatgaaaaattcgttgcatgcttgattttaaggaaaattacatatatgcatgattttgataagtgatgaatatgatgacacgttttgaaggaatggagttggttgtgactaatatgtatatgtatacgatgagctgtaagatcaaggctcagtggatgggatAATAttatcgctgatgtccccgccgtcgggtaccacggttatacgtagatggatccatcgaatagaacTGATACGAtaaagctgatacgaaagtcacaactaatgaatggaatttaattaaagaaattgAACACGTacatgatgatatgttgagacatgctttgacacgtatGCTCTATTATGTTTACGTTTACGCTttaaagatcatgaaatgtatttttattatggtacttttcactgttgccttctatgtatatgtacttgctataacggttcaggtgtgttgcgtatttagactcactaggtgtgaatgatgcaggtgagcatgatgatgtggagactggaggcgctgaagactgagtaggcggagctgAGTGGTGTACTGGATAACCCAAGGACCTTGCGTTTTTCAACATAATATGTTTATGAGACATGGGTTTAAGCAACATGGTTAAATGTTTTGAATCTTGGCTTACGTTGTTGATTCATCGGACTGCTGTTATCTGTTCGAGTTTCTCttttaaatcaatagactaGGAGATTGATttctttttaaagatttcactaattgcagttatttttattcagaaGTTGAATTACCttttaaaatcatgtttaacttatttaaatgtttttgagcGCGTGTATTTTCCGCCTTAGCtcagcttttaaaaaaaatgtttcagtacaattttaaaatgagcagaCATTTCAATCCTTTTCCTCTTTCCCAAGCTAATAGTTCTAAAATTCTCTTCATTACTAGCTGCAGATTATGGCCCATATCATTTTGGCCCAATACATTTAGGTCCGTAACACAAATGAACCGCATGATATCCATAAAAAAACTTAATTCATGTTACTCATTTGCATCATTCAAAAGAAAGTGAAATAACCAGGCCAGAGTTTGTGgagaaaaataaatcataaagaaagttgtcaTTCTCCGAGTACTAACCCCTAGTTTTCAACAAACCACCAGCAACAAAATCACTCAGTAGCACTCACTTTCTTCATTGTGAATAAAAAGCATGAAGCTATAATTTGATGGGGTCCCATATCATACATACAGATAGCTACAAAATTCTGAAGCTATCAGAAAACATCCAACTCATCAAGGCTCATTCAAATTCCTAATATCAAGCAAATGCTGCTTATACAAATCATTCTTAGGAAAAAAACTCACTAATTCAGCACGTGTCCTAGCTTGCTTAAGGACTCAGGTACAAGCAAATAACTGATGTTTTTCATATTATTTACGTCATTCAGAACTTACCTTCAATCTAATTTTTAAATCTGTGTTCATAATGAGCTCAAGTGGAGCTTGACCAACTTTGACATTTCAAGTTCAGAGCTTCAGAAAAAATAATAGAAATATACAGCTTTTCACTCcttatatgaaaatattcatctatCTCAGAAGTTCTTGACAATTGCAAATGCGTAACTGAAACTACTAAGCTGGTAATAGTAATAGAGCTGATCTTGTCTCCTTGACTAATATAAAAATCGGCAAGGCAAGACAAGTCAAAGCGAGAATAAGGAAATGCAAAGAAGTTTGTCGTAATTGTCGTGTTTGTGACCTTTAATAAGATCAAAAGAAAAAGGGTGTAACATACCGGCAGCTTTAGCTTCTGTTTTATAAACTGATCTTGCAAGATTTTGAATCTGAGTTCCCGTATTCCTACACATTGATTCACAGATTAGCTCCATAGAACAACAGATGTTAAACAAATATGCATCAAAGTGCTTCAAATAATGTTCTACATGAGGTTAGAATGGCCACGATTCATGTCTTTTTCAGCCAGCAATGATCTTTCGAGCAGTTTCTTGCTCTCCTTCTTCAGTAAGTCAACAGAAAGGCTCAACTCTTTGACATTCTTTTCAGCCCTGACAAATTGTGCCTGCAAACAGCTCTCATTATAGGTGTGCTAAAGTTCTAAGATACTCACAGGGAAGTTCTACAACTAAGCAGAATATATTGAAACGACTGGTGTGCACAACtgtgatagaatttatttcctCCATTcataatatgaaaaaccatATGGTCGTGAAATTCAATACCTCTTCACTCTGAAGTCGACCCAACGTGTTACGAAACAAAAACCTTCTAGGCCCTGCCAACCACAAGCATTATTTGAACTATATACCAAAATGGGAGGGGgggggtggggggggggggggggggggaggaaaagaaagaaagaaaaagcaGCAAatcttattaaaaaatatttttggctcCCTAATGCTGATCCATGACTAGCGCTATGTATCCTAATAATTTTGCATGTTGTTTTGAAGGACTTAGCCAGTTCATCTACAATATCAAGAAATTCCTTCATTACCAGAAATCTTTTGTTTTAGGTATTTCATAATTTCTCAATCATACCTAGCCTTGTTTCTCCTTCGgtctatttttttatgttttctaTATCTTGTGGGATGTGATGTCAGGAAGGAAGGATTTTTGCATGCCCAAAAAGATATCAACGTCACCCATCCAATTAACAGTTTGAAAATATCACAAACTTAAATAAGACAATGTAAACGCGAAAGATCAGTCTCAAACCTTCACAACACTGGGGCAGGAGGTTTGAGCAAGGATTCAGATACATAGTGGtggaaaaaatttatttttttatacatgtCAAATTGTCAATAAGATAATGAAAATTGAGGATCAAAATTGAGTAATAGTGCCAGAGCTTCTACATGAAGTCGTtatatttgttaaaaaaaaattaccgcTCGTGAGCACAGAaatcaaaatacatttcatgaatcataaagaccaaaaaggaaaaagaaatagCAGAGAGAAATATATGTGACAGATTCAGACTAAACCTCTTATCAAATTCAGAATTCGCATAGAAACTTCTTCACATTACTCAttcataagatttcagattaACGTAAGAACAAGTTCCTCGTTTCCAATATGGTGATCACTTGTGGTCACTGGTGTTTAAACCATCACAAAACACAGAGCAAGGGGTAGGGTTTGTGCCCTAAATTTTCACCCATCCGGGGAAATGAATAAATTGTGAATGTTCATATATTGGACATAAAAGTATACCAGTAATGTTACATTTGTTTTACTATGTTTCAAACATCTTAATGTAATTGCAATACACATTATACACAAGAATTATGCAAAAACTTTCATTTGTTTTGTTATTATTCACAGTAATTTCCTACTTTGATTCGTACGTGCCTATTTGAAAGCTTGTGAAGGAAGCTAGGAGTTATAGCAGTTGGTTTAAAAGACATACCACTCATGAGAAGGAGAAAAATAGTAACAGCAACTCCACCTGCCAACACAGGGTGTTCATTTAAGCTCACCAATTCATCTGCATAGAAGCGGGTAGACCATAAGCAAATTGACATAACATAGCTTTTTTAAAAGAAGTATAATACTCTCGAAGTTAACAAATGAGTAAGCCGAATAGCACAAATCCATCAAATGTTGGCATGAAAATGACATTTTCAATTCAGCTGAAGAACCTCAAGGATGTGGATCGAGTAATATTAGGAAACCAGAAAGTTAGGCGACCAAGAGACTATGAATTACTCAATTCCGAAACGCGCTCAGACGATTGAAGTATGAAAATGGAATTTTGtaatataatgaatataaaCAGACCTTTAACTTTGTGGAAGAAAGCCTCTTCATATGATCTGTACCAGTTTCCAACTTGGGGTAAAAGATCCTGCACAAATCCTCTTCGTAAAGACTGGAAAATCGAATGTTGAAAACAAACAAGTAGCGAATGCAAGTCCTCATGGTTACCTTGAGCGTGCGGAGGTGCGTGGAGGAGGATTGCTGAATGGAGCGGGCGGATTGAATGGCGGAGTGTGCAGACTCTTGGACGGTGCGGGGCAGCTCCGAAGATATGTAATTCTGCCATGATGGCGGTGGAGGTGACGATGAATCCGCCGGAGGCGCTTCTTCTGCCATCTTATGCCACAATTCTGGGCTCCAGTATTTTTATGAAGCGAACTTTATTTGGATTTCgagtaattatttttaaaatactataAGATTTGTTTTGGAAAATTTGGGTAAAAACCCAATTTGATCTGTATATGATATTTAACAAAATTTCAATTCCAATTTTT from Primulina tabacum isolate GXHZ01 chromosome 3, ASM2559414v2, whole genome shotgun sequence encodes:
- the LOC142541094 gene encoding RGS1-HXK1-interacting protein 1, whose translation is MAEEAPPADSSSPPPPSWQNYISSELPRTVQESAHSAIQSARSIQQSSSTHLRTLKDLLPQVGNWYRSYEEAFFHKVKDELVSLNEHPVLAGGVAVTIFLLLMSGPRRFLFRNTLGRLQSEEAQFVRAEKNVKELSLSVDLLKKESKKLLERSLLAEKDMNRGHSNLMNTGTQIQNLARSVYKTEAKAADLMDLLREIPGREALKLRADVASMASLLRQQRTGMDKRIIKISELGIPV